The Streptomyces sp. cg36 genomic interval AGGAGGACGGTGACGGACTGCTTGCGCTTGCGGTCGATGCGGACACCGACCATGTCGCGCTTGTCGATCTCCATCTCCAGCCAGGCACCCCGGGACGGGATGATCTTGGCCGTGAAGATGTCCTTGTCGGACGTCTTGTCGATGTTGGAGTCGAAGTAGACACCCGGCGAGCGGACGAGCTGCGACACCACGACACGCTCGGTGCCGTTGATGACGAAGGTGCCCTTGTTGGTCATGAGCGGGAAGTCGCCCATGAAGACCGTCTGGGACTTGATCTCGCCGGTCTCGTTGTTGGTGAACTCGGCGGTGACGAAGAGCGGGGCCGCGAACGTGAAGTCGCGCTCCTTGCACTCGTCGATCGAGTTCTTCGGGGGCTCGAAACGGTGGTCGCGGAAGGTCAGCGACATCGACCCGCTGAAGTCCTCGATCGGGGAGATCTCCTCGAAGATCTCCTCCAGACCGGACTTGGTGGGGACGTCCTGTCCGTTCTCGAGAGCGGCCTCGACGCGAGCCTTCCAAGCGGCATTGCCGAGCAGCCAGTCAAAGCTCTCGGTTTGCAGCGCAAGGAGGTTCGGAACCTCGAGGGGCTCCTTGATCTTTGCAAAGGAGATGCGCAGCGGGGCGGTGCTGGCGCCGTTGTTCGTATTGGCGGTCGAGGCGTTGCGCGAGGCGGCCAAGAGGGGGTCCTTCCGAGGGCTCGGACTCACTACGCGCGTACCGGTCCCACGTGGGCACAGAGAAAGACGTTTCCCGATTCAGCCGGAGAAGGCCAGGTCAGGGCAGTTCCATCCGAGGTGCTCAAGCGAGGGCATGCCCCTGGTGACGGGCAGGGGGCAGCTAACAGGCAGCGCAAAGGGACAGTGTAGCCACTCGGCCCACTGATGTCCAGGGCGGATTTTTCGCGACCCTCATTGTTCTTCTCAGTACCTCGGCAAGCCACGCGCCGTGACGGCGCACATCGATACTGCCCTCTTCGCCGTCGATCCATGCCTCGGATCCGGATCGTTGTGACGACGCGTCCTGAGAATTGCGCGCTGCGTGCGGTTCGTCAAGACCCCTCAGCTCCGCAGAGATCGCCCCGTTACTGCGACGAGGCGTGCACGGGGCGTACAGCGATGATCACCATACTCCCTGTCCGCCCCCGCGCAACGCAGGCGTCACGGCGATGCCCGGGTACGCCGAAGGGCGACCACCCAGATGGATGATCGCCCTTTGGTGTGTGCGCGTTACACGCCCCGGGGGGACGTCACGCGCGAAGAGTCAGAAGACTCGTGAGGTCACTTGACCTCGACGGCCGCACCGGCAGCCTTGAGGGACTCGGCGGCCTTGTCAGCGGCCTCCTTGTTGACCTTCTCCAGGACCGGCTTCGGGGTGCCGTCGACGAGGTCCTTGGCCTCCTTCAGACCCAGCGAGGTCAGCTCACGCACGACCTTGATGACCTGGATCTTCTTGTCGCCGGCGCCGGTGAGGATGACGTCGAACTCGTCCTTCTCCTCGACGGCCTCGGCGGCGCCACCAGCGGCACCACCGGCGGCGGCAACGGCGACCGGGGCGGCGGCGGTGACGTCGAACTTCTCCTCGAACGCCTTGACGAACTCGGCGAGCTCGATGAGGGTCATGCCCTCGAACTGCTCGAGCAGGTCGTCCTGAGACAGCTTCGCCATGATGGGCGATCCTTCCACTAATTCGGCAGGTGCCGGATGTATAGAGAGGCGGGCGTAACGGCCCGCTACAACCCGCGCACTAGGCGGCGCGGATCAATGCGCGAGCCGAATTACTCGGCACCGCCCTGCTCGGCCTTCTTGGCACGAAGCGCCTCCGCGGTGCGGACGAACTTCGAGGGAAGCGCCTGGAAGAGCGCGGCAGCCTGGGACTGCTTGCCCTTCATGGCGCCCGCCAGCTTGGCGAGCAGAACCTCGCGGGACTCGAGGTCCGCAAGCTTCTTGATCTCATCGGCGGACAGCGCCTTGCCATCAAGGACACCGCCCTTGATGATCAGGTTGGGGTTCTCCTTGGCGAAGTCACGAAGACCCTTCGCCGACTCCACCGGGTCACCGGTGATGAAGGCGGCACCCGTCGGACCAGTGAACTGGTCGTCGAGCGAGGTGATCCCGGCGTTGTTGGCCGCAATCTTGGTCAGCGTGTTCTTCACCACGGCGTACTGGGCGTTCTCACCGAGCGAGCGGCGCAGCGTCTTGAGCTGGGCCACGGTGAGACCCCGGTACTCGGTCAGCACGACGGCGTTAGAGCTGCGGAACTTGTCCTCGAGCTCGGCTACGTCGGCAGCCTTGTTGGGCGTCGGCATAGTGCGTCGGCCTCCTTCCGGGTGATGAGGACCGCTCAGAAGGGGCCGCGAAATACGAAACGCCCCGGCGCAAGTGCACGGGGCGCAGCTCGACCGGACTAATCCGGGAACCATCCACAGTCACCTGCGCGGGTCGTCCGCACGGAGCGGATCCTTCGGCCACCGCCCCTCTTGCGAAGGCACGGCAACGACCAGCGGTCTTTGGCTTCTGTAGGAGAGTACGCGACGCATTCCGGATCGAGCAAATCCGGTCGTACGGGGCGGTGGGCGCGGGGCGAGCCTTCAGTGAGGCCCCCGCCGGTGCCGCCCGCCGTCAGGCGCCGCCCGTGCCCGCGCCCGCCTTGGCGGCCAGGTCGCCGAGGTTCTTCAGCATCGCCATCAGATCGGCGGTCTCGGCCGCGGGCGGGGCCGTGACCCGGGCCTTGGTGCCGTAGTCCGAGTAGTGCGTGGAGGTGGTGACCTTGCCCTGGGCGCTGTCCATCCCGACGTCCATCCGGACCGGGTAGCCGTCCGCGTTCACCCAGACCTCGGTGTCGTACCCCTTGACCTGGGTCTTCTTCATGTTGGCCAGCAGCTGCTCGCGCTCCTGGGCGGTCAGGGTGTCGAGCATCTTGTTGTTCTTGAGCATCTCGTCGATGGTCAGCGTGCCCTTGTAGTGCTCGGCGGCGACCCCGTCGATCCGCTCGGCGCCCAGGTGCTTCAGATTGGGCGAGTCCAGCAGCAGGGCCAGCTGCTGGGCCGGGTCCTGGTTCATGTTCTCCATGCCGGCCGTCAGCTGCTTGACCAGCTGGCCCTTGCCGGACTCCTTGGCCAGCGCGGTCGGGTCCAGCTTGACCCAGCGCTTGCCGTCGAACATCTTGCCCGCCTCGCCCGCGGAGCCCATGTCCACGTACATGACGTTGTCCACCCAGAGCATGCGCGTCTTCTCCGGGGCGCCCGACAGGCCCTTGGCCGCCGAGGTGGTCACCGTGAGGTCCATGGCCGTCGGGTTCCAGGCCATGACGCCGCTGGTCTCGGTGGTGCCCGGGCCCTCGCCCAGCGAGGCGGGGGCCGTCACCGACATCCGGACCTTGGCCGACTTGGCCGCGGCGGTCTTCTTGTACGCCGCCGCCAGGACCTGGGAGGCGGCGGTGCGCGACTGCGGCGCCGCGGCCTCCTTGGCCGCCCCCGCGCCGTCGGCCTTCTCGTCGTCGCCGCCGCAGCCCGCGGCTCCCGCCACCACCACGGTGACCGTGGCCAGCGAGAGCGCCGCCCGCGTCCATCCGGACCTGCTCATGAACCCCACCCCTTGCCATCCCCGCCGTGATCCCGTCGACCGGGCCGATCATCTGCACCGTAACCCAAGGCTGTGACGGGTGTGACGAATTATGTCGGCAGTTGTACGGGTTACGACTGCTGCGAGGCGGCCGACTTGGGCTTGATGAGGCTGGTGAAGTCCACCGTGTCGGAGGCCGCCGGGGCCTCGGCCGCGACCTTCACGCCGTAGTCCGAGTAGAAGGCGGTGCTGTTCAGCACGCCGTTCTTGGTCGCGGCGCTCTCGGTCTTCTTGACCAGCAGGTCGTTCTTGTCCACCCAGATGTCGACGGTGTCCGTGGTGACGCCGCTCTGGTTCATCTGGGCCTTGAAGGCTTCCAGCGTCTTCGCGTCCAGCCCGGAGCTGCGGTCGACCAGCTTGGCCATGTCGACCGTGCCCGCGTAGTGCGTGGCCTGGACGCCGCGGACGTCCTCGGTGCCGACCTTCTTGACGTCGCCCGAGGCCAGCAGCGCCTTCACGCCCTGCTGGGGCGTCGAGTTCTGCATCTGGTCCTTCATGACGGCGCCGGCCGGGCCCATCAGCTTGGCCATGTCGTCGTACCCGTACCGGATCCAGTGCTTGCCGCCGATGCTCTGGGCGAACCGGGGGCCCATGTTGGCGAAGTAGGCGTCGCGCAGATAGCGGGCGTCGATGCTCTCGGCGCCCATCTGCCGCATCGTCTGCGCCATGGTGCCCTGGGTGTACTTCATCCGCATGGCGCCGGTCGTGCCGTCGCCCCACGCCAGCGCGCCGTTGCCCGCCAGGCCCAGCGTCGTGCCCATCGACATGGTCATCTCGACCTTGGCCGAGCCCGCGCCGTCGGTCTTCTTCTGCACCGCCCGGAGGGCCGCGACCGGGCTGAAGTCGGACCCGGACTTGTGCTGCTCCTTGGCGGGAGCGCTCTTGTCCTTGCCGTCCGACCCGCCGCAGGCGGCGACACCCGCGAGCGCCGCGGCGATCGCGACGACCGATATCCCCGTACGCCGTACGGACCTGGTGCTCATGGTTCCCCCTCGAATGCGTTTTCCCTTGCCGCTCGACGGTAGCGCAGGGCTCTGACAACACCGCGTCCGGCGGGGGCTGTTGGGACGCGGTTGCGACAAAAAGCCGGGCCCCGCGCCTCCGGAGAGGTGCGGGGCCCGGCTTGGGACCAGCCGATGCGAGCCGATCAGGCTCGGCCCGGTCAGACAGCCGCCGGGTCCTCCTCGACGAGGAGGTTGCGGGTGCGGTTCTGGTCCAGGGTGATACCGGGGCCCATCGTGGTGGTGATGGTCGCCTTCTTGATGTACCGGCCCTTGGCGGCGGACGGCTTCAGACGGAGGATCTCCTCCAGAGCGGCGCCGTAGTTCTCCACCAGCTTGGCGTCGTCGAAGGACACCTTGCCGATGATGAAGTGCAGGTTCGAGTGCTTGTCGACGCGGAACTCGATCTTGCCGCCCTTGATCTCCTCGACGGCCTTGGCGACGTCGGGGGTGACCGTGCCGGTCTTCGGGTTCGGCATCAGACCACGCGGACCGAGCACGCGGCCGAGGCGGCCGACCTTGCCCATGAGGTCCGGGGTGGAGACGACGGCGTCGAAGTCCAGACGGCCCTTAGCGACCTCGTCGATGAGCTCGTCCGAGCCCACGATGTCGGCGCCCGCGGCACGCGCGGCCTCGGCACGGTCACCGGTCGCGAAGACCAGGACCCGGGCGGTCTTGCCGGTGCCGTGCGGGAGGTTCACGGTGCCACGGACCATCTGGTCGGCCTTGCGCGGGTCGACACCCAGGCGGAAGGCGACCTCGACGGTGCCGTCGAACTTGGTCGTGGAGGTCTCCTTGGCGAGACGGACGGCCTCGAGCGGGGCGTACAGCTTGTCCGCGTCGATCTTGGCGTCCGCAGCGCGGAGAGTCTTGCTGCGCTTCACTTCAGCTCCTGTGTTGGTTCAGGCATGGAGTCGTGGTGCGGGCCAGCGCTTGGCCCTACCACTGGGGGTACTGCGGGGAAGGCTGCGATCAGCCCTCGACCGTGATGCCCATGGAACGGGCGGTGCCAGCGATGATCTTGGACGCGGCGTCCAGGTCGTTGGCGTTCAGGTCGGCGAGCTTGGTCGTGGCGATCTCACGGACCTGCGCCTCGGTGATCTTGGCGACCTTGGTCTTGTGGGGCTCGCCGGAGCCCTTCTCCACGCCCGCGGCCTTGAGGATCATCTTCGCGGCCGGCGGAGTCTTGGTGATGAAGGTGAAGGAACGGTCCTCGTAGACCGTGATCTCCACCGGGATCACCCAGCCACGCTGCGACTCGGTGGCCGCGTTGTAGGCCTTGCAGAACTCCATGATGTTGACGCCGTGCTGACCGAGCGCGGGGCCGACCGGCGGGGCCGGGTTGGCCGCACCGGCGTTGATCTGGAGCTTGATAAGCCCCGTGACCTTCTTCTTCTTGGGAGGCATTGCTCTCTCCGGGTCCTAGTGAGAGTGAACCGCCTGCATCCGGTCATCCGGATGGAGGCATACCGCACAACGATAACGGGTATAGCTGTGCGGCTAAAAACCGAGCAGGTCAGACGGGCTTTACAGCGCCCGTCTGACCTGTTCGGAAGACGTGTGGTCCGGAAGAAACTAGTTCTTCTGGATCTGGTCGAAGCTGAGCTCGACCGGGGTCTCGCGGCCGAAGATCTCGACGAGGCCCTTGACCTTCTTCGAGTCGGCGTTGATCTCGTTGATCGTGGCCTGGAGCGTGGCGAACGGGCCGTCGGTGACGGTGACCGAGTCGCCGACCTCGAAGTCCAGGACCTCGACGGTGACCTTGCGGGCCGGAGCCGGCTTGCCCTCGGCCTCGGCGGCCTCGCGGGCGGCCTTCTCCTCGGCCTCCGGGGCGAGCATCTTGACGATCTCGTCCAGGGTCAGCGGGTACGGGTCGTAGGCGTTGCCCACGAAGCCGGTGACGCCCGGGGTGTTGCGGACGACGCCCCAGGACTCGTTCGTCAGATCCATGCGGACGAGAACGTAACCGGGCAGCTTGTTCTGCCGGACGTTCTTGCGCTCGCCGTTCTTGATCTGGACGATCTCTTCCTCGGGCACCTCGGCCTGGTAGATGAACTCCTCGACGTTCAGCGAGACGGCGCGCTGCTCCAGGTTGGCCTTCACGCGCTTCTCGTAGCCCGCGTAGGTGTGGATCACGTACCACTCGCCGGGCAGGCCGCGCAGCTCCTGGCGGAGCGCCTCGACCGGGTCGACGGGCGCGGCGGGAGCCTCCTCGGCCTCGTCCTCGTCGGCGTCCGCCTCGTCCTCGTCGGCGACGTCCTCGTCGGCGTCCTCGTCCTCGGACTCGTCCGCTTCCAGCTCGTCCTCGTCCTCGACGTGGAGCGCAGCCTCCTCGGCCGGCTCGCCCGCCTCGGCGTCGGCAGCCTCGGCCTCGTCCGGGTCCACGGCGTCCGCCGCCTCGACGATGTCGAGCTGGTCCTCCACGGACTCCACCGACTCGATGGCGTCGTTCAGGTTCGGGTCAGACACGTGGCTGCTTCTTCCTGGTTACAGATGGGTGGAACAAATGCGAAAAAGGCGCCGGTGGGCGCCCTGTTACGCAGCGGATCAGCCGAAGACGTACTTGACGACGTGCTGGAATCCGGTGTCGATCACGGTCACGATGCCGATCATGATGACGACGAACACGATCACCACGGTGGTGTACGTCGACAGCTGGTTGCGGGTCGGCCAGACGACCTTGCGGAGCTCGGCGACGACCTGGCGGTAGAAGAGCGCGAGACGGCCCAGCGGGCCCTTCTTGCCGCGCTTGCCGCCCTTGCGGCCCTTCTTCTTCGCATCCTTGTCCGCAGCGGCGGAGTCGGCTGCCTCGTCCTGGGCATCAGGCATGTCGATGGAGCCCACGGCGTCCGTCACGCTTCTCACCTGATTCCGGGTCGTGGCCGTGCCGCGCCCGGTGGAGCCGCACGGCGGTGCATAGAAGTACGTACATGCGCACACACCCTGGCGAAGGTGTGTGTAGCAGGGCCGGAGGGACTTGAACCCCCAACCGCTGGTTTTGGAGACCAGTGCTCTACCAATTGAGCTACGACCCTTTGTGGTTCCCCCAACCTACCGCATCCGCCCGAGTGCACCGAGTGCACGGAGTGGAGTTGGTTGGTGGAGGCCAACGACAGGTGAGTGTACGTGGTCCCGGGCCCGGCGTCGAACAGATACCTCCCGACGGCTCGCCGAGGACGCCCCGGAGGGGGTGTGCAACTGCCCCGTCCGGTCCGTGAAACCCGTGTGCCCGGGGCGCGGGAGGTCTGGGACGATGGCCGTATGAGCGCTGCAACTTCTCCGACCGAGCGCCGGGTGTCCGCGCGCATCGGCGCGATCTCCGAGTCCGCGACCCTCGCCGTCGACGCCAAGGCCAAGGCCCTCAAGGCCGCCGGGCGCCCGGTGATCGGCTTCGGCGCCGGTGAGCCCGACTTCCCGACCCCGGACTACATCGTCGACGCGGCAGCCGCCGCCTGTCACGACCCCAAGTACCACCGCTACACGCCGGCCGGCGGCCTCCCCGAGCTGAAGAAGGCCATCGCCGAGAAGACCCTGCGCGACTCCGGCTTCGAGGTCGACCCGTCCCAGGTCCTGGTGACCAACGGCGGCAAGCAGGCGATCTACGAGGCGTTCGCGGCGATCCTGGACCCGGGCGACGAGGTCATCGTCCCGGCGCCGTACTGGACCACCTACCCGGAGTCGATCCGGCTCGCGGGTGGTGTGCCGGTCGAGGTCGTCACCGACGAGACCACCGGCTACCGGGCCTCGGTCGAGCAGCTGGAGGCGGCGCGCACCGAGAACACCAAGGTCGTCCTGTTCGTCTCCCCGTCCAACCCGACCGGCGCGGTCTACACCGAGGCCGAGGTCGAGGCGATCGGCCGCTGGGCGCACGAGCACGGCCTGTGGGTGCTCACCGACGAGATCTACGAGCACCTGGTCTACGGCGACGCGAAGTTCACCTCGCTGCCGGTGGCGGTGCCGGAGCTGCGCGACAAGTGCATCATCGTCAACGGCGTCGCCAAGACGTACGCGATGACCGGCTGGCGGGTCGGGTGGGTCATCGGCCCCAAGGACGTCATCAAGGCCGCGACCAACCTCCAGTCGCACGCCACGTCCAACGTGGCCAACGTCTCCCAGGTGGCGGCCATCGCCGCGGTCTCCGGGAACCTGGACGCGGTCGCCGAGATGCGCAAGGCGTTCGACCGCCGCCGCCAGACCATCGTGAAGATGCTCGGCGAGATCGACGGCGTGGTCTGCCCGACCCCCGAGGGCGCGTTCTACGCGTACCCGTCGGTCAAGGGCCTGCTCGGCAAGGAGATCCGCGGTCAGCGCCCGCAGACCTCGGTCGAGCTCGCCGCGCTGATCCTGGACGAGGCCGAGGTCGCGGTCGTTCCCGGCGAGGCGTTCGGCACTCCCGGCTACCTGCGTCTTTCGTACGCGCTCGGCGACGAGGACCTGATCGAGGGCGTCTCGCGGATCCAGAAGCTGCTGGCCGAGGCGCGCGACTGACGCGCCCGCCCCGGTGACGGGCCGCCCGCCGATCCCGGCCGGCGGCCCGTTACTGCGTTCGGGCAAGGTCCCGATCGGGGAAAGGGGCTGTCGGATGCCGGTGGGGTGCGGCAAGATCCTTCAATGGAGCACGTTCGCGACGTACACGACCTGCCGAAGGCCCATCTGCACCTGCACTTCACGGGGTCGATGCGCCCCTCGACCATGCTGGAGCTCGCCGACAAGTACGGGGTGCACCTGCCCGACGCGCTGACCAGCGGCGAGCCGCCGAAGCTGCGGGCCACCGACGAGCGCGGCTGGTTCCGCTTCCAGCGCCTCTACGACATCGCGCGCTCGTGTCTGCGCGCCCCCGAGGACATCCAGCGGCTGGTGCGCGAGGCCGCCGAGGAGGACGTCCGGGACGGCTCGGGCTGGCTGGAGATCCAGGTCGACCCGACCTCGTACGCGCCGATGCTGGGCGGGCTCATCCCGGCCCTGGAGATCATCCTGGACGCGGTGGACACGGCCGCCCGCGAGACGGGGCTCGGCATGCGCGTCCTGGTCGCCGCGAACCGGATGAAGCACCCGCTGGACGCCCGCACCCTGGCCCGGCTCGCGGTGCGCTACGCCGACCGGGGCGTGGTCGGCTTCGGGCTCTCCAACGACGAACGCCGGGGCATGGCACGGGACTTCGACCGCGCCTTCGCCATCGCCCGCGAGGGCGGGCTGCTGGCCGCCCCGCACGGCGGCGAGCTGACCGGCCCGGCCTCGGTGCGCGACTGCCTGGACGATCTGCACGCCTCCCGCATCGGCCACGGGGTGCGCGCCGCCGAGGACCCGAGGCTGCTGAAGCGGCTGGCCGAGCGCGGGATCACCTGTGAGGTCTGCCCGGCCTCCAACGTGGCCCTGGGCGTCTACGAGAAGCCCGAGGACGTGCCGCTGCGCACGCTGTACGAGGCCGGGGTGCCGCTGGCGCTGGGCGCCGACGACCCGCTCCTGTTCGGCTCCCGGCTCGCCGCCCAGTACGAGATCGCCCGCCGCCACCACGGCTTCACCGACGCCGAACTGGCCGAGCTGGCCCGCCAGTCGGTGCGGGGCTCGGCGGCGCCCGAGGAGGTGCGCGGCACGCTCCTGGCGGGCATCGACGCCTGGCTGGCCGCCGAGCCGTCGGACGGCCCGGGCGGGCTCGCCCGCTAGCGGGGCCGGGCGCTCAGCCGATCCCGGCGAGCAGCGTGCGGGCCAGCGAGGCGGCGAAGTCGTCCAGGGCGGCCGGGGGCTTGCCGTCCTCGGTCATCTCGTACGCGTAGGCGCGGTGGGCGCAGGCGCCCAGGAGCAGCGAGGCCGCTGCGTAGGTGTCGGCTCCGGCGCGCAGCCGCCCGGCGGCCTGCTCGGCCCGCAGATAGGCGTCCAGGCCCCGGATCGGCATGTGCGGGCCGTTGCCGAGCTCGCGCAGCCCCTCGGCGTGGCGCTCGCGCAGCCGGGGGTCGGCGTAGAGGGAGGCGGCGATCGGGAAGGTCTGGGCGTAGAACAGCGCGGCCTGGCGGGCGATCTCGGTGAGGTTCTCCTCGACGCTGCCCTCCCCCGGCCGGGCCGCGAGCCGGTCGAGCAGCGGCGTCAGCTCGGGCAGCCGCTCGCGCAGCACGGTGACGAAGAGCTCCTCCTTGCTCGCGAAGTACTTGTAGATCGCGGCCTCGGAGCAGCCGACGGCGCGGGCGATCTCCTTGGTGGTGGCGCGGGCGAGCCCGATGGTGAGCATCAGCTCGTGGGCCGCGTCGACGATGCGGCCCCGGGC includes:
- the rplJ gene encoding 50S ribosomal protein L10; this translates as MPTPNKAADVAELEDKFRSSNAVVLTEYRGLTVAQLKTLRRSLGENAQYAVVKNTLTKIAANNAGITSLDDQFTGPTGAAFITGDPVESAKGLRDFAKENPNLIIKGGVLDGKALSADEIKKLADLESREVLLAKLAGAMKGKQSQAAALFQALPSKFVRTAEALRAKKAEQGGAE
- a CDS encoding pyridoxal phosphate-dependent aminotransferase, which gives rise to MSAATSPTERRVSARIGAISESATLAVDAKAKALKAAGRPVIGFGAGEPDFPTPDYIVDAAAAACHDPKYHRYTPAGGLPELKKAIAEKTLRDSGFEVDPSQVLVTNGGKQAIYEAFAAILDPGDEVIVPAPYWTTYPESIRLAGGVPVEVVTDETTGYRASVEQLEAARTENTKVVLFVSPSNPTGAVYTEAEVEAIGRWAHEHGLWVLTDEIYEHLVYGDAKFTSLPVAVPELRDKCIIVNGVAKTYAMTGWRVGWVIGPKDVIKAATNLQSHATSNVANVSQVAAIAAVSGNLDAVAEMRKAFDRRRQTIVKMLGEIDGVVCPTPEGAFYAYPSVKGLLGKEIRGQRPQTSVELAALILDEAEVAVVPGEAFGTPGYLRLSYALGDEDLIEGVSRIQKLLAEARD
- the rplL gene encoding 50S ribosomal protein L7/L12, translated to MAKLSQDDLLEQFEGMTLIELAEFVKAFEEKFDVTAAAPVAVAAAGGAAGGAAEAVEEKDEFDVILTGAGDKKIQVIKVVRELTSLGLKEAKDLVDGTPKPVLEKVNKEAADKAAESLKAAGAAVEVK
- the rplK gene encoding 50S ribosomal protein L11 — translated: MPPKKKKVTGLIKLQINAGAANPAPPVGPALGQHGVNIMEFCKAYNAATESQRGWVIPVEITVYEDRSFTFITKTPPAAKMILKAAGVEKGSGEPHKTKVAKITEAQVREIATTKLADLNANDLDAASKIIAGTARSMGITVEG
- a CDS encoding TetR/AcrR family transcriptional regulator, whose product is MQRQSARGRIVDAAHELMLTIGLARATTKEIARAVGCSEAAIYKYFASKEELFVTVLRERLPELTPLLDRLAARPGEGSVEENLTEIARQAALFYAQTFPIAASLYADPRLRERHAEGLRELGNGPHMPIRGLDAYLRAEQAAGRLRAGADTYAAASLLLGACAHRAYAYEMTEDGKPPAALDDFAASLARTLLAGIG
- the rplA gene encoding 50S ribosomal protein L1 encodes the protein MKRSKTLRAADAKIDADKLYAPLEAVRLAKETSTTKFDGTVEVAFRLGVDPRKADQMVRGTVNLPHGTGKTARVLVFATGDRAEAARAAGADIVGSDELIDEVAKGRLDFDAVVSTPDLMGKVGRLGRVLGPRGLMPNPKTGTVTPDVAKAVEEIKGGKIEFRVDKHSNLHFIIGKVSFDDAKLVENYGAALEEILRLKPSAAKGRYIKKATITTTMGPGITLDQNRTRNLLVEEDPAAV
- the secE gene encoding preprotein translocase subunit SecE, whose amino-acid sequence is MTDAVGSIDMPDAQDEAADSAAADKDAKKKGRKGGKRGKKGPLGRLALFYRQVVAELRKVVWPTRNQLSTYTTVVIVFVVIMIGIVTVIDTGFQHVVKYVFG
- the nusG gene encoding transcription termination/antitermination protein NusG, producing the protein MSDPNLNDAIESVESVEDQLDIVEAADAVDPDEAEAADAEAGEPAEEAALHVEDEDELEADESEDEDADEDVADEDEADADEDEAEEAPAAPVDPVEALRQELRGLPGEWYVIHTYAGYEKRVKANLEQRAVSLNVEEFIYQAEVPEEEIVQIKNGERKNVRQNKLPGYVLVRMDLTNESWGVVRNTPGVTGFVGNAYDPYPLTLDEIVKMLAPEAEEKAAREAAEAEGKPAPARKVTVEVLDFEVGDSVTVTDGPFATLQATINEINADSKKVKGLVEIFGRETPVELSFDQIQKN
- a CDS encoding adenosine deaminase; amino-acid sequence: MEHVRDVHDLPKAHLHLHFTGSMRPSTMLELADKYGVHLPDALTSGEPPKLRATDERGWFRFQRLYDIARSCLRAPEDIQRLVREAAEEDVRDGSGWLEIQVDPTSYAPMLGGLIPALEIILDAVDTAARETGLGMRVLVAANRMKHPLDARTLARLAVRYADRGVVGFGLSNDERRGMARDFDRAFAIAREGGLLAAPHGGELTGPASVRDCLDDLHASRIGHGVRAAEDPRLLKRLAERGITCEVCPASNVALGVYEKPEDVPLRTLYEAGVPLALGADDPLLFGSRLAAQYEIARRHHGFTDAELAELARQSVRGSAAPEEVRGTLLAGIDAWLAAEPSDGPGGLAR